From the genome of Scyliorhinus canicula chromosome 27, sScyCan1.1, whole genome shotgun sequence:
TTCCTTGTCCCTGTGAAATTGGCGGGCTGTTTGAAATTGATAATTTTTCAGTTGCAGGTCCACCAATCAGGGCCCTGATATCCTTGCCGCCCATCGCTCTTTTCAAACTTGTCCACGGGATCGGGCTGCATCCAATGAGGAGAAGAGGGCGGTCACTATAATGCCTTAAATAGGCAGTGAGAGAGCGGCGCCAGCATTCTCAGCCTCTGCCTTTCACCCAGTTTCACATCATGGCCAGGACCAAGCAGACAGCGCGCAAATCGACTGGAGGCAAAGCTCCTCGCAAACAGCTGGCTACCAAAGCGGCCCGCAAGAGCGCTCCAGCCACGGGCGGAGTGAAGAAGCCTCATCGCTACAGACCCGGCACTGTGGCTCTGAGGGAGATCCGCCGCTACCAGAAATCCACCGAGCTGCTGATCCGCAAACTGCCCTTCCAGCGCCTGGTGCGAGAGATCGCTCAGGACTTCAAGACAGACCTGCGCTTCCAGAGCTCCGCCGTCATGGCCCTGCAGGAGGCCAGCGAGGCTTACCTGGTGGGGCTCTTTGAGGACACCAACCTGTGCGCCATCCACGCCAAGCGAGTCACCATCATGCCCAAAGACATCCAGCTGGCCCGCCGCATCCGCGGGGAACGCGCCTAAAACCCGGCTTCACCAATAATAACAACaaaggctcttttaagagccaccAAGTCGGTCAGGAAAAGAGCTTACACCCCAGTATCTCGattcagcatttttaaaaatctctatgTTATTTGTTTCCTCAATGCCCTGGATCCGTTATCTGTTGTAGTCCAGCCCGTATTTAATTTCAGCCCAATAAACTAGACTGGCTGTGATTACTAATACTAATAACAATATCATGTAATCACAGGGACTGCACCGACGCCTGGAAAGAGcaatttagatagatagatagattgataggtaGAGAGACAGATATATGGATGGAAAGATAGATACGAAAGAGATAGAAACTTGCATAGATATACGGATGGATCGATAGATATGTAGACAGGTAGAAAGACCGTAAATACTAAGTCACTCACAGAAAAGTTGCCATTACAGCCGATGGCTTTAGGCCAATTCTTACAATTTACTCTGCATTACAATGAACTTTCTCGTCTCCAGGAAAATTCATCGTTTATAAAATATGCTGTTGTCATTTTTGCCGCACAGTATGTAATATCAAAGCCTTTTTATTGGAGCTATAATAATTTCAGTTTCCTAGGATTTCTTACCCCAATAAACTGCTTCCATAAAAACCTTCCTGCACATCGTGAGCCAGAGTTTGATGTTAATCCGAGGCTCCGAGTACGAAGCGTGTCACACAGTAACCCACTTGCAGATATAGTCATTGCAGAAACACCGACACATTAAATAGCAGAGCGGAATCTCTTGCGGAGAGATTACAGATCAGACATCCTTCTTTGAGCAATATTATTGGAACTAAGATCATTTCAGATCAGACACTTTTATCCCAAATAAACACATATAATTCACATGTGTCATAAATACTGAACATGTAAATAATGTCACGCACAGAATGCGCTGCGGATTGATGTCATAAAACGTGAAACATTTGCACATTAAGCAAAAGAGCAGAATCTCTGACGGTCAGATAATAGTTAGGCCTTTTCCAGATAAAGTGAGTGGCTCTGAAAAGAGCCTTTGGGTTATTATATTAAAGAACGTTCGCTTCACTTCTTGCCGGAACTGGCACTGCTTTTCTTAGGCAGCAGCACGGCCTGGATATTAGGCAGCACCCCACCCTGAGCGATGGTCACCCCTCCCAGCAGCTTGTTGAGCTCCTCGTCGTTGCGGACGGCCAGCTGCAGGTGTCTGGGGATGATGCGGCTCTTCTTGTTGTCCCGGGCCGCGTTCCCGGCCAGCTCGAGGATTTCAGCGGTCAGATACTCGAGCACAGCAGCCAGATAGACCGGGGCTCCGGCACCCACACGCTGGGCATAGTTACCCTTTCTCAGGTGCCTGTGAACACGGCCCACCGGGAACTGCAGTCCAGCCCGGGAGGAGCGAGACTTGGCCTTGGCCCGAGCTTTACCGCTGGTCTTTCCTCTTCCAGACATTGTCACAATCTCACAGACACTTTCACACAGAATGAGGGAAACCGCCCACATTCACTTCTCTTATAGCTTCAGGAGGAATGGCGGTGCACACATTGCTGATTGGTTATCTGAACAACATTGTGGAGCCGGCTACAAAGTGACCAATCAGATATCTGTTTGAAGCACCAATCAGGAGAATCTACTGGTGCTGAGGGCGGAAAGTTTGGGCGCCAAATGTTCAGATTCCAACCGAATATTTATTTCAAAGCTTAAAAGAGCGCAAAAAGATAAAACAGATAAAATTGAACAAGGACCGAAAAAAAATGTGACTAAATCATTTAGTTTTGAGTATAGGATTGTTGGATTCTCTCTCTTTGACGAGTCTACAGTTTCCCTTTATTTGTCAGTTTCGGATTTGGGGATTTCTTTGTAACTGACGAATCCAAAACAAATTAAAGCAAATAATGCGGATGCGGCAAATGTGAattgaagagaaaatgctgcagaAAATCAGCATGTCTGTGAGTATCCGTGGAAATGTTTCGGATTTAGATCCGAAACTGTTCCCACGGATTCTTACAATTTGGATTGGAATCGAGTTTAATCTGGCTGCTGTTTAAAACGCTATCAGCCGGAGACAGAATGTCACTCTCCGGGGGCTGTCCCGCGCATGCGTGCTCACTCAGCACTATCAGGCAGTGCGCAGGCGCGGCCCTCAGCGTccagaccacctcctcctgacgtcaccgGGCTGTCCAGGGGCAGcttctttgaagcaacaccaggttgaagcgGCGCTGGGAGAGCagatcctccattttgtagctggtaGCTGGGAAGAATTGGAAATGGATGGTTTTGTAATAAAgaagagagggtcagagacacaaacaggcccggat
Proteins encoded in this window:
- the LOC119957734 gene encoding late histone H2A.L3-like, which gives rise to MWAVSLILCESVCEIVTMSGRGKTSGKARAKAKSRSSRAGLQFPVGRVHRHLRKGNYAQRVGAGAPVYLAAVLEYLTAEILELAGNAARDNKKSRIIPRHLQLAVRNDEELNKLLGGVTIAQGGVLPNIQAVLLPKKSSASSGKK